One Melospiza melodia melodia isolate bMelMel2 chromosome 1, bMelMel2.pri, whole genome shotgun sequence genomic window carries:
- the ECI2 gene encoding enoyl-CoA delta isomerase 2 isoform X1, protein MASAALTFVRRLCWRLPCGTRPTQAVWVPAIHLHMTAATMQVSQKDFQKAQEQLKLLKKDPGNEVKLKLYALFKQATEGPCNAPKPGMLDFVKKAKWDAWNSLGNLSQDDARQKYADLVSSLVSAESARQKKEASPEEGRHDGYETLIVTTKNNITKIMFNRPDRKNAINHQMYREIIKALEEAGKNDSTIAVITGNGDYYSSGNDLNNFANVQPGEMEKMAKDGAVLLKDFVGHFIDFPKPLIAVVNGPAIGICVTVLGLCDLVYASDRATFHTPFSQLGQSPEGCSSYLFPKIMGSAKASEMLLFNKKLTAAEACAQGLVTEVFPDSSFQKEVWARLEDFASLPKNSLAVSKQLLRSLEKEKLHAVNSRECEVLTERWLSDECVNAIVSFFQKKSKL, encoded by the exons ATGGCGTCCGCGGCCCTGACCTTTGTCCGGAGGCTGTGCTGGCGGCTGCCCTGCGGGACAAG GCCAACTCAAGCTGTTTGGGTTCCAGCAATTCACCTGCACATGACTGCAGCTACCATGCAGGTCAGCCAGAAGGACTTCCAGAAGGCTCAAGAACAGCTGAAGCTTTTGAAAAAGGATCCTGGGAATGAAGTGAAGTTGAAACTCTATGCCCTGTTTAAACAG GCTACTGAAGGTCCCTGCAATGCTCCAAAACCAGGTATGCTGGACTTTGTCAAGAAAGCCAAATGGGATGCATGGAACTCTCTTGGCAATTTGTCTCAG GATGATGCCAGACAGAAGTATGCTGACCTTGTCTCAAGTCTGGTGTCTGCAGAATCTGCTCGCCAGAAGAAAGAGGCTTCTCCAGAGGAGGGCAGACACGATGGCTATGAAACATTAATAGTTACTACCAAAAACAATATCACAAAGATAATGTTTAACCGACCTGATAGGAAAAATGCCATCAACCATCAG ATGTACAGAGAAATTATCAAAGCACTTGAAGAAGCTGGAAAAAATGATTCTACCATAGCAGTTATTACTG GAAATGGAGACTACTACAGTAGTGGAAATGATCTGAACAATTTTGCTAATGTCCAGCCTGGTGAAATGGAGAAGATGGCAAAAGATGGAGCAGTATTACTCAA AGACTTTGTGGGTCATTTTATCGATTTCCCTAAACCACTGATTGCAGTGGTAAATGGCCCAGCCATTGGAATCTGTGTAACAGTCCTTGGTTTGTGTGACCTTGTCTACGCTTCTGACAGG GCTACATTTCACACCCCATTTAGTCAACTTGGGCAGAGCCCAGAAGGATGTTCCTCTTACCTGTTTCCAAAAATTATGGGCTCAGCCAAG gcAAGTGAGATGTTGCTTTTCAACAAAAAGCTGACTGCAGCAGAAGCCTGTGCCCAGGGACTTGTGACTGAAGTCTTCCCTGACAGCAGTTTTCAGAAGGAAGTTTGGGCAAGATTAGAAGATTttgcaagcctccccaaaaat TCCTTGGCAGTGTCCAAGCAGCTGTTACGAAGTTTGGAAAAGGAGAAGCTCCATGCAGTCAACAGCAGAGAGTGTGAAGTGCTGACAGAGAGGTGGTTGTCTGATGAATGTGTAAATGCTATTGTCAGCTTCTTCCAGAAGAAATCAAAACTCTGA
- the ECI2 gene encoding enoyl-CoA delta isomerase 2 isoform X2 gives MTAATMQVSQKDFQKAQEQLKLLKKDPGNEVKLKLYALFKQATEGPCNAPKPGMLDFVKKAKWDAWNSLGNLSQDDARQKYADLVSSLVSAESARQKKEASPEEGRHDGYETLIVTTKNNITKIMFNRPDRKNAINHQMYREIIKALEEAGKNDSTIAVITGNGDYYSSGNDLNNFANVQPGEMEKMAKDGAVLLKDFVGHFIDFPKPLIAVVNGPAIGICVTVLGLCDLVYASDRATFHTPFSQLGQSPEGCSSYLFPKIMGSAKASEMLLFNKKLTAAEACAQGLVTEVFPDSSFQKEVWARLEDFASLPKNSLAVSKQLLRSLEKEKLHAVNSRECEVLTERWLSDECVNAIVSFFQKKSKL, from the exons ATGACTGCAGCTACCATGCAGGTCAGCCAGAAGGACTTCCAGAAGGCTCAAGAACAGCTGAAGCTTTTGAAAAAGGATCCTGGGAATGAAGTGAAGTTGAAACTCTATGCCCTGTTTAAACAG GCTACTGAAGGTCCCTGCAATGCTCCAAAACCAGGTATGCTGGACTTTGTCAAGAAAGCCAAATGGGATGCATGGAACTCTCTTGGCAATTTGTCTCAG GATGATGCCAGACAGAAGTATGCTGACCTTGTCTCAAGTCTGGTGTCTGCAGAATCTGCTCGCCAGAAGAAAGAGGCTTCTCCAGAGGAGGGCAGACACGATGGCTATGAAACATTAATAGTTACTACCAAAAACAATATCACAAAGATAATGTTTAACCGACCTGATAGGAAAAATGCCATCAACCATCAG ATGTACAGAGAAATTATCAAAGCACTTGAAGAAGCTGGAAAAAATGATTCTACCATAGCAGTTATTACTG GAAATGGAGACTACTACAGTAGTGGAAATGATCTGAACAATTTTGCTAATGTCCAGCCTGGTGAAATGGAGAAGATGGCAAAAGATGGAGCAGTATTACTCAA AGACTTTGTGGGTCATTTTATCGATTTCCCTAAACCACTGATTGCAGTGGTAAATGGCCCAGCCATTGGAATCTGTGTAACAGTCCTTGGTTTGTGTGACCTTGTCTACGCTTCTGACAGG GCTACATTTCACACCCCATTTAGTCAACTTGGGCAGAGCCCAGAAGGATGTTCCTCTTACCTGTTTCCAAAAATTATGGGCTCAGCCAAG gcAAGTGAGATGTTGCTTTTCAACAAAAAGCTGACTGCAGCAGAAGCCTGTGCCCAGGGACTTGTGACTGAAGTCTTCCCTGACAGCAGTTTTCAGAAGGAAGTTTGGGCAAGATTAGAAGATTttgcaagcctccccaaaaat TCCTTGGCAGTGTCCAAGCAGCTGTTACGAAGTTTGGAAAAGGAGAAGCTCCATGCAGTCAACAGCAGAGAGTGTGAAGTGCTGACAGAGAGGTGGTTGTCTGATGAATGTGTAAATGCTATTGTCAGCTTCTTCCAGAAGAAATCAAAACTCTGA